The genomic interval TACGCGCGTTCCGGCGATAAGAAGCGGCGGGGATCCAGATTCCACTTAACAGGGTCAACAGAAGTGATATCCAGTCCGTAATTGATCATGCAAGCAGCTGCTGAACCACGACCAGTTGGAGTTTCTTCAATTGGACCATATTCATCACAAACATTGATGACGTTGTTGATAACGTCTGCAATTGGGAGATAGTAGCCGATCAGCTTGACGACACCATTTCTCTGGTTAGTAAAAATGTCATATTCAAGTCGGACAACGAACTGTTCGTCATCGAAATTGATCTTTCCTTTCTCGAGAATGATCAAGAGAGTTAGCGTTAACTCTTCATCCTTAGGGCACACATCGTTAATGATGTGGCCTAAATATCGGTCCTTAAATTTCTTTCCGAGAAGGGTCAACTTTTCTCGCAATTCAGCATTCTTCCATGCGCTGAAATTTTCTTTCGGCACTCGCGGAATGATTGGCTTGAAATCAAATTTGATGTTCTGACATTTCTTGGCCAGGTGTTCCGTGTTAGCCATAAGTTGGGCAACCTGATCTTCACTTAATCCAGTGGTTTTTAGTGCATATTCGAAGATTTGATCCTTACTCTTAAAGCTGTGGGATTCATAAAATCGAACAGTGCCACCAGTGGCATTTTGCGCAATAACGTCTTGAGTAAATTTAAAACGATCTTCCGGGATATAAATAGGAGTTGAAAGATAGGCAGTTACTCCATGTTTTTTGGCTAATTCGAACATTCTTTGATTAACTTTGAGTTGCTTATTGAAACCGTCGTCGACGAACTCTTCGAGTTCTTTACTCCAGCGCTGAGATGTATCCTGAGCAACAATTTCGACATAAAAGTCTTCTTTAAAGGATTCCTTGAACCGTAGAAAAATAGACTCTTCCTCCCCGGTTTCTTCAAGAATATGTTTACCAAAGATAGACATAAGGCATCCCGTACTACAAACCAAGTCACTGGGATCCGCGAGAAGTTCTGTCATATCAATTCGTGCTTTGTAGTACTTGTATTCCTCGCGACCGCCGATGGCTATAAGACGAGAGAGTTTAGAATATCCCGCCTGGTTCTTAGCGAACAACATAAGGCGTGTGTACCTGTTCTCAGAATCTTGATGTCTTTTATTTTCAGCAAGATAGATGTTTGAGCCAAGAATGTATCCAATATCAGTGTTCAAACCTTTACTTTTGAGGTCTTCAAGGTCTGTGATTGCCATGATGTGAGCGGCAAGAGTCATGTTATCTGTGATTGCGAACGCGTTGTGGGAGTGCTTTACCGCAGCTTTAATGATGTCTTTCGGGTATCCAATACCAACACCAATGGAAAACGTCGTGTAGGTCCTTAGGTTCGCGTAATATGGAATTTCTCTAGCCATGACTACCCTGCCATTTTACGTTTACGGCGAGCAGCTTCTTTACTGCACGCCGGGCCTTGAAACGAGAGTATTCCGGATCCACTTTCTCTTCTCAATTCACCAACCAACTGGTTGCCAATAGGAAGAACGACAAAAGAAAAATCGCCATC from Bdellovibrio sp. BCCA carries:
- a CDS encoding PHP domain-containing protein produces the protein MAREIPYYANLRTYTTFSIGVGIGYPKDIIKAAVKHSHNAFAITDNMTLAAHIMAITDLEDLKSKGLNTDIGYILGSNIYLAENKRHQDSENRYTRLMLFAKNQAGYSKLSRLIAIGGREEYKYYKARIDMTELLADPSDLVCSTGCLMSIFGKHILEETGEEESIFLRFKESFKEDFYVEIVAQDTSQRWSKELEEFVDDGFNKQLKVNQRMFELAKKHGVTAYLSTPIYIPEDRFKFTQDVIAQNATGGTVRFYESHSFKSKDQIFEYALKTTGLSEDQVAQLMANTEHLAKKCQNIKFDFKPIIPRVPKENFSAWKNAELREKLTLLGKKFKDRYLGHIINDVCPKDEELTLTLLIILEKGKINFDDEQFVVRLEYDIFTNQRNGVVKLIGYYLPIADVINNVINVCDEYGPIEETPTGRGSAAACMINYGLDITSVDPVKWNLDPRRFLSPERAYTVNTEIKGFPKPPIK